A region of Dethiosulfovibrio russensis DNA encodes the following proteins:
- a CDS encoding V-type ATP synthase subunit A has translation MATDKVIKGSIERISGPLVVAKGMIGASMYDVVRIGEIGLVGEIIELKDEYASIQAYEETSGLKPGEPVVSTGEPLSVELGPGLIEQFYDGVQRPLKSIEDAAQSPYIAKGIDVPALDHSRKWDFEPRLKEGDQVSQGDVLGIVQETVLVEHRIMVPIGISGKIKKISKGSFTVDDVVAVIESDDKEKHEVRMAQKWPVRKTRPVAKRLPPVTPLTTGQRVVDTFFPIAKGGTACVPGPFGSGKTVIQHQLAKWAEAQIVVYIGCGERGNEMTDVLLEFPHLEDPRSGEPLMKRTVLIANTSNMPVAAREASVYTGITMAEYYRDMGYSVALMADSTSRWAEALREMSGRLEEMPGEEGYPAYLGTRLASFYERAGRAICYGREGAEGSVSVIGAVSPPGGDLSEPVTQNTLRVTKVFWGLDAQLAYQRHFPAINWLQSYSLYTNKLDEYWDGEFDDEWTHTRVDAMGLLEEEDKLREIVRLVGIDALSRNERMILETAKSLREDFLHQNAFHETDTYTSMKKQFKMLSMIMNFHRYGMEALKNGAPMNELFNLPVREKIARMGLVSEDSLQKIDDLENVMKEEIAKLVPTGGEADVA, from the coding sequence GTGGCCACGGATAAGGTCATAAAAGGCAGCATAGAAAGAATATCCGGACCCCTGGTAGTCGCTAAGGGAATGATCGGTGCCAGCATGTACGACGTGGTCCGTATCGGGGAAATAGGTCTTGTCGGCGAAATCATTGAGCTGAAGGACGAATATGCCTCGATTCAGGCCTACGAGGAGACGTCGGGGCTAAAACCCGGCGAACCAGTCGTAAGCACCGGAGAACCCCTTAGCGTCGAGCTTGGGCCCGGACTGATAGAGCAGTTTTACGATGGCGTTCAGAGACCTCTTAAGAGCATCGAGGACGCTGCTCAGAGTCCCTATATAGCTAAGGGAATCGATGTTCCCGCTTTGGATCACTCGAGAAAGTGGGATTTTGAGCCTCGTCTTAAGGAAGGGGATCAGGTCTCCCAGGGAGATGTTTTAGGAATCGTACAGGAGACCGTGCTGGTCGAACATCGTATAATGGTGCCTATCGGTATATCCGGAAAGATAAAGAAGATATCGAAGGGAAGCTTTACCGTCGACGACGTGGTCGCAGTAATAGAGAGCGACGACAAGGAGAAGCACGAGGTCAGGATGGCCCAGAAATGGCCTGTCCGTAAAACCCGTCCGGTAGCGAAGAGGCTTCCTCCCGTTACGCCCTTGACCACCGGTCAGAGGGTAGTCGACACATTCTTCCCCATAGCCAAGGGAGGAACGGCCTGTGTGCCCGGTCCCTTCGGCTCCGGGAAGACTGTTATACAGCACCAGCTGGCCAAGTGGGCGGAGGCTCAGATAGTCGTATACATCGGCTGTGGAGAAAGAGGAAATGAGATGACCGACGTTCTCCTCGAGTTCCCCCATCTGGAGGACCCCAGATCAGGAGAGCCTCTGATGAAGAGGACGGTTCTCATAGCCAATACATCCAACATGCCAGTTGCGGCACGAGAGGCCAGCGTATACACCGGGATAACCATGGCGGAGTACTACAGGGATATGGGGTACTCGGTAGCTCTGATGGCCGACTCCACGAGCCGTTGGGCAGAGGCCCTCAGAGAGATGTCCGGACGACTTGAAGAGATGCCAGGAGAGGAAGGTTACCCTGCATATCTGGGAACCCGTCTTGCATCCTTCTACGAGAGGGCTGGACGGGCTATCTGTTACGGCAGAGAGGGTGCCGAGGGATCGGTATCGGTCATCGGGGCCGTGTCTCCTCCCGGAGGAGACCTCTCCGAGCCGGTAACCCAGAATACCCTTCGGGTCACCAAGGTATTCTGGGGACTGGACGCCCAGTTAGCCTATCAGCGCCATTTTCCGGCAATCAACTGGCTCCAGAGTTACTCTCTCTACACCAATAAGCTGGACGAATACTGGGACGGGGAATTCGACGACGAGTGGACCCACACCAGAGTCGATGCCATGGGTCTGCTTGAGGAGGAGGATAAGCTCCGAGAGATAGTGAGGCTGGTCGGAATAGACGCTCTCTCCAGAAACGAGAGGATGATACTAGAGACGGCCAAGTCCCTCAGGGAGGATTTTTTGCATCAGAACGCCTTCCACGAGACCGACACCTATACATCGATGAAAAAGCAGTTTAAGATGCTCTCTATGATCATGAATTTTCACCGTTACGGCATGGAAGCCCTAAAAAATGGAGCTCCCATGAACGAGCTGTTCAACCTCCCAGTCAGGGAGAAGATAGCCAGGATGGGGCTCGTTTCCGAGGATTCGCTTCAGAAGATCGACGATCTGGAGAACGTCATGAAGGAAGAGATCGCCAAACTGGTTCCGACGGGAGGCGAAGCCGATGTTGCCTAG